In one window of Saprospiraceae bacterium DNA:
- a CDS encoding S8 family serine peptidase, producing the protein MKKIFFLFILGFIVQVDLLIAQNSPTIHWHNGLKFAARDVSEFQEHSTSELHRGYYYRLLSFDRVLSAADKSGLLQNGIEILEYIPDMNYLCRINSGISRSNLTPEGLLASYKLSPSLKLSGSLLRGEDCQKIGSVSKVVVQFFQNTLDSSVVNLLKQRGIQLGKVHLNEDVAYARVESNQLNWLAEQVFVKFIDCESLPGVPEDREGISLHRVNMITANGKENLFLDGSGVKVMVRDDGLVGPHIDFQGRLTNDVLNDIGTHGDGVAGVMTGAGNYDPLVEGMAPGAELFVINYQPDFLDKTLDYHQKEGVVITNSSYSNGCNVGYTIEAQVVDKQLYENRELIHVFSAGNSNNQDCGYGAGNQWGNVTGGHKIGKNCLTVANLRLDGILESSSSRGPTRDRRLKPEISARGTNQLSTAPDHGTQVFGGTSAAAPGVAGVCALLYQAYKNLNGGQNPEAALIKAAIMNTATDIGTPGPDYQFGFGVINAYRAFKLIEAKRYQKIKIEHGQNLEFKFNVPANIPLAKFMIYWPEKEASLMAEKALINDIDFVVTDPGGTQLKPWLLDPSPNPVTLAAGAGKGTDTLNNFEQVSIVEPMAGEYTLKINGKFVPSSDVDLFILYEIEDQFLRLTYPVGGEQFSITESSQIHFTAYGNDSINIFLSTNAGADWLNIGKRIAGSRLATFVIPNNLSSDSCLIRIQQGNQSDQSDFFTITNGVLGFNFTKYCPGEMELSWNRSSKDSFLVYQLGNKYMEAAATTSETNILLPNEDPRIKKWLSISGYQGNALSRRELAIASPDTLIGCNIQTDIGLQISAANLQNYYSCDEAYATPDFNVINRSITPIDEFTITAESDNGLVSETYNIRIEPYDTISIKFEKGILVKGTQQKQIKAWVEQTTDQNPYNDTLIFSVNLVQLPEITGTYPMIEEFDASTFPTNWLLTNPIDNSTWNTVRVQNRRGILDNALLFDNNNQVLRNQPITITSKIADLSSAQEPYLYLDFAHHSFSTSIYQDSFRIVVKEVCGSTHAEKELLAGRSLELKTVAASPTMNWTPVDSSWYWLAYDLSEFKGKKVVVEFQILRGHNNRTVLDRVEIREKYPETAMADFTINPNPGCYTKQVSIAAASDAQNPRYYVDAGTGASPKLFDGPGPHSTRYTLQGDKRIVLHVKSDQSTDAIVIKKLALANTVTISYSWSIVSGRTVQFKNNSINGETYLWTFGDGQTSTEKDPVHEYDSAKVYRVKLTVVNPCGTYNRTVEVDLTLTATNDPATLSFIKVFPNPVEDVLNITSAKMIENICIFDMNGKMLNELTNVRSYEAHISTRGWIPGNYQIAITGSEGTVRKYFQKL; encoded by the coding sequence ATGAAAAAAATATTCTTCCTTTTTATACTGGGCTTTATTGTTCAAGTCGATTTGTTGATTGCTCAAAATTCACCAACCATTCATTGGCATAATGGGCTAAAATTCGCTGCCAGAGATGTTTCTGAATTCCAAGAACATTCAACGTCAGAGTTACATCGGGGTTATTATTACCGCTTATTGTCGTTTGACCGGGTTTTATCTGCCGCTGATAAATCTGGATTATTGCAAAATGGAATAGAGATTCTCGAATACATTCCCGACATGAATTATTTGTGCCGAATAAATTCTGGAATTTCCCGGTCCAACCTGACTCCTGAAGGTTTATTGGCAAGTTACAAGCTTTCTCCTTCATTAAAATTGTCGGGGAGTCTGCTTCGTGGTGAAGATTGTCAGAAGATCGGTTCTGTTTCCAAAGTAGTCGTTCAATTTTTTCAGAACACTCTGGACTCATCTGTAGTCAATTTATTAAAACAGAGGGGAATTCAATTGGGAAAAGTTCATTTAAATGAAGATGTCGCCTATGCCCGGGTAGAAAGCAATCAACTGAATTGGTTGGCCGAACAAGTGTTTGTTAAATTCATCGATTGTGAATCTTTGCCGGGTGTACCGGAAGACCGCGAAGGAATAAGTCTGCACCGGGTAAATATGATCACAGCCAATGGCAAAGAAAATTTATTTCTCGACGGTAGTGGCGTTAAAGTCATGGTTCGCGATGATGGATTGGTAGGCCCGCACATAGATTTTCAAGGAAGGCTGACCAATGATGTATTGAATGATATCGGCACACACGGCGATGGCGTTGCAGGGGTGATGACAGGTGCCGGTAATTACGATCCCCTTGTCGAAGGAATGGCCCCCGGAGCTGAATTATTTGTAATTAATTATCAACCCGATTTTTTAGATAAAACTTTGGACTACCACCAAAAAGAGGGAGTCGTGATTACCAACTCATCATACAGCAACGGCTGTAACGTGGGTTACACAATTGAAGCGCAGGTCGTCGACAAACAACTCTATGAAAACAGAGAACTGATTCATGTTTTCTCTGCAGGAAATTCAAACAATCAGGACTGCGGCTACGGTGCCGGAAATCAATGGGGCAATGTGACGGGTGGACATAAAATAGGGAAGAATTGTCTGACGGTTGCCAATCTGAGACTGGATGGCATTCTGGAATCCAGCTCATCCAGAGGTCCTACCCGCGACCGCAGATTGAAACCGGAGATCTCGGCTCGGGGAACCAATCAACTCTCAACTGCACCGGATCACGGCACCCAGGTCTTTGGAGGCACTTCTGCTGCCGCCCCGGGAGTTGCCGGAGTTTGTGCTTTGTTGTATCAGGCATATAAAAATTTAAATGGAGGACAAAACCCCGAAGCGGCATTGATCAAAGCAGCGATAATGAATACAGCGACCGATATCGGAACTCCCGGGCCGGATTATCAATTCGGATTCGGAGTGATCAATGCTTACAGAGCTTTCAAACTGATTGAAGCTAAAAGATATCAGAAAATAAAAATTGAACACGGGCAAAATCTCGAATTTAAATTCAATGTTCCAGCCAACATCCCTCTTGCAAAATTTATGATTTACTGGCCGGAAAAAGAAGCTTCTCTGATGGCAGAGAAAGCATTGATCAACGACATCGATTTTGTGGTAACGGATCCCGGTGGAACGCAATTAAAACCCTGGCTTTTAGATCCGTCACCAAATCCGGTAACTCTTGCTGCCGGAGCCGGCAAAGGAACAGACACGCTTAATAATTTTGAACAGGTATCCATCGTCGAGCCAATGGCTGGTGAATATACCTTAAAGATCAATGGAAAATTTGTTCCTTCTTCTGATGTCGACTTATTCATTTTATACGAAATCGAAGATCAATTCCTGCGCTTAACTTATCCGGTAGGAGGAGAACAGTTTAGTATCACGGAGTCCAGTCAAATACATTTTACGGCTTATGGCAATGACAGTATAAATATTTTTCTATCGACAAATGCAGGTGCTGATTGGTTGAACATTGGCAAAAGAATTGCAGGATCGAGATTAGCAACTTTTGTCATACCCAACAACCTGTCTTCCGATTCATGTCTGATCCGAATTCAACAAGGGAATCAAAGCGATCAAAGCGATTTCTTCACCATCACCAATGGAGTCCTGGGTTTTAATTTTACCAAATATTGCCCGGGCGAAATGGAATTGAGTTGGAACCGCTCGTCTAAAGATAGTTTTTTAGTCTATCAGTTAGGTAATAAATACATGGAAGCCGCTGCGACCACTTCAGAAACCAACATATTGCTTCCCAATGAAGATCCCCGAATTAAAAAATGGTTGAGCATTTCTGGTTATCAGGGAAATGCATTGAGTAGAAGGGAATTGGCAATCGCAAGTCCGGATACACTTATTGGATGTAATATCCAAACCGATATTGGTTTGCAAATTTCAGCGGCAAACCTTCAAAATTATTATTCCTGCGATGAAGCTTATGCCACTCCTGATTTTAACGTCATCAACAGAAGCATAACACCAATTGATGAATTTACAATTACGGCAGAATCCGACAATGGTTTGGTTTCCGAAACGTATAACATTCGCATTGAGCCGTATGATACGATATCCATAAAATTTGAAAAAGGAATTCTTGTAAAAGGAACTCAGCAAAAGCAAATCAAAGCCTGGGTCGAACAAACCACAGATCAAAACCCATATAACGACACCTTGATTTTTTCTGTCAATTTAGTGCAACTCCCTGAAATTACAGGTACCTATCCCATGATTGAAGAGTTTGATGCTTCGACTTTTCCAACCAATTGGCTGCTGACAAATCCAATTGACAATTCAACCTGGAATACCGTTCGCGTGCAAAACAGGAGAGGGATATTAGACAATGCCTTGCTTTTTGACAACAACAATCAGGTACTAAGAAATCAACCCATCACCATCACTTCAAAAATAGCAGACCTGAGCAGTGCTCAGGAGCCTTATCTGTATCTGGATTTTGCACACCATTCTTTTTCTACCAGTATTTATCAGGACAGCTTCAGAATTGTCGTCAAAGAAGTTTGTGGTTCAACACATGCGGAAAAAGAACTTTTAGCCGGGCGTTCACTTGAATTAAAGACCGTTGCAGCATCTCCAACGATGAACTGGACACCTGTGGATTCATCCTGGTATTGGCTGGCTTATGATCTTTCAGAATTTAAAGGAAAGAAAGTCGTGGTTGAATTTCAGATCCTGCGTGGACATAATAATCGAACGGTTTTGGATCGGGTGGAAATTCGGGAGAAATATCCTGAAACGGCTATGGCTGATTTTACGATCAATCCGAATCCGGGCTGTTATACCAAACAAGTTAGTATTGCTGCTGCATCAGATGCACAGAACCCAAGATATTATGTGGATGCGGGAACCGGTGCAAGTCCGAAGTTATTCGATGGCCCAGGTCCGCACAGCACGCGATATACCCTGCAAGGTGATAAACGAATTGTCTTGCATGTAAAGTCTGATCAATCGACTGATGCGATTGTAATCAAAAAACTGGCTCTTGCAAATACCGTTACCATCAGCTATAGTTGGTCGATTGTATCGGGACGCACCGTGCAGTTCAAAAACAATTCCATCAACGGCGAGACTTATTTATGGACCTTTGGCGACGGACAAACATCTACTGAAAAAGATCCTGTGCATGAATACGATTCTGCAAAAGTATATCGCGTCAAACTAACAGTCGTAAATCCTTGTGGAACTTACAACCGCACGGTTGAAGTCGACCTCACGCTCACTGCTACAAATGATCCGGCGACACTGAGTTTTATTAAAGTTTTTCCAAATCCTGTGGAAGACGTATTGAATATTACTTCTGCAAAAATGATTGAAAACATCTGTATTTTTGATATGAATGGAAAAATGCTGAATGAACTAACAAACGTTCGTTCGTATGAAGCTCATATATCAACCAGGGGTTGGATTCCGGGAAATTATCAGATTGCCATTACGGGAAGCGAAGGCACGGTTAGAAAATATTTTCAGAAATTGTAA
- a CDS encoding VCBS repeat-containing protein, whose product MNTLFSFAGTAFKVHFKTGISILLVFSVLLFSCSKDAQKSSGSSPMKFEKLTSVHTGIKFNNELKETEEENVLIYDGFYTGAGVAILDINNDGLQDVFFVSNQNADKLYLNKGQFKFEDISSPAGIEGGNEWGGGVAIADVNSDGYDDIYVCCHMYLDPDRRRNKLYINNQNNTFSERAKEYGLDDPGFSIHAAFFDYDLDGDLDLYVVNQPPNHNETRNPIMSRGIPDFQYSDHLYRNEGQGKFTNVTESAGVQNFAFGLSATVGDFFNDGYPDIYIANDYDYGDFLYVNNGNGTFKNVSTLALKHISNFSMGADAADINNDGWLDIFVADMTPEDHYRNKTNMAAMSPETFWKFANSGHNFQYMFNTLQLNQGNGLFSEIGLMAGVGKTDWSWSAFFTDFDLDGYKDLYVTNGILRDIRNRDFTSYAFEAFEDKSIPRLEIIQKGPSMPLSNYMYHNDGSLHFDNVSAKWGLEDKSFSQGSAYADLDNDGDVDLVVNNTNQEAFVYKNLAADQNNGNYLRLQLIGEQKNPRSFGARVQLIYDNNKIQLAELYNTRGYMSCSEPFLTFGLAEADEIDSVIVRWPGGKTTTLQKVKANKTLQLKESEATLKLTEQLMQRVPFILTEEVSEKCFDKIAHRENEYDDYKREVLIPYKQSTLGPALETGDLNQDGLDDIFLSNSSGTTCQLLLQTGGDKFVLSVSQPWAKYGAQEVTDVTFFDADNDGDIDIYTVSGSNEFPEGSPLYADHLYLNDGNANFTDATQNLPKLLFSKSCAEVADIDGDGDLDIFLGGRLVPGKYGLSERSAILINDKAVFTDRTQQWCSKMLERFECVTSACFTDIDQDLDADLVVVGEWSTVRIFKNELNKYTEATNELKTDSLFGWWNIVIPVDLNNDGKTDLVLGNLGLNSKFKASKEKPFYLYINDFDKNGTWDTYLASKSKEGKLYPVRGRQCSSEQMPFILDKFKNYDQFAKASIEEILEGKMDGATKKMATEFKSIILYNHGSEGFKASPLPVEAQLSTLQSMAFYDFNQDGISDILVAGNYYNREVETARNDANVGQILLNTPQGNFVPVSNAMSGLKLQHDLREMRIVRGKNKYFIVAANNHNLLQAFLIR is encoded by the coding sequence TTGAATACGTTATTTTCTTTCGCCGGAACAGCTTTTAAAGTTCATTTCAAAACGGGTATTTCAATTTTACTGGTTTTTTCCGTTCTGTTATTTTCCTGTTCGAAAGATGCTCAGAAATCTTCCGGGTCTTCCCCGATGAAATTCGAAAAACTAACGAGCGTTCATACGGGTATTAAATTTAATAACGAGCTCAAAGAAACAGAAGAAGAAAATGTTTTGATCTACGATGGCTTTTATACCGGTGCCGGTGTAGCCATACTCGATATCAACAACGATGGACTTCAGGATGTATTTTTTGTTTCCAATCAAAATGCAGACAAACTTTATTTGAATAAAGGTCAATTTAAATTTGAAGATATTTCATCCCCGGCAGGTATTGAAGGTGGAAATGAATGGGGCGGCGGAGTGGCCATTGCAGATGTCAACAGCGATGGGTATGACGACATCTATGTTTGTTGTCACATGTACCTCGATCCGGACCGAAGAAGAAATAAATTGTACATCAACAATCAAAACAATACTTTTTCAGAACGCGCAAAAGAATATGGACTGGACGATCCTGGTTTTTCCATACACGCTGCTTTTTTTGATTACGACCTCGATGGCGATCTCGACCTTTATGTCGTAAACCAGCCTCCCAATCACAATGAAACCAGAAATCCAATCATGAGCAGAGGCATTCCTGATTTCCAGTATTCAGATCACTTGTATCGCAATGAAGGGCAAGGAAAATTTACGAACGTTACCGAATCTGCCGGTGTGCAAAATTTTGCTTTCGGATTGAGTGCAACGGTTGGCGATTTTTTCAATGATGGCTATCCGGATATCTACATTGCAAACGATTATGACTACGGTGATTTTTTATATGTAAACAATGGCAACGGAACTTTTAAAAATGTTTCGACACTTGCGTTGAAACACATCAGCAATTTCAGTATGGGTGCTGATGCCGCAGACATCAACAACGATGGCTGGCTCGATATTTTTGTAGCCGACATGACCCCGGAAGATCATTATCGCAACAAGACCAACATGGCCGCTATGAGTCCTGAAACATTTTGGAAGTTTGCAAATTCGGGACATAATTTTCAATACATGTTCAACACGCTTCAACTAAATCAAGGCAACGGTTTGTTCAGTGAGATCGGCTTAATGGCAGGTGTTGGAAAAACCGATTGGTCCTGGAGTGCATTTTTCACTGATTTTGATCTCGATGGATACAAAGACTTGTATGTTACAAATGGAATTCTGCGTGACATCAGAAACAGGGATTTCACGAGTTATGCTTTTGAAGCATTTGAAGATAAGTCCATACCCAGATTAGAAATTATTCAAAAAGGTCCGTCGATGCCCCTGAGCAATTACATGTATCACAACGACGGAAGTTTACACTTCGACAATGTTTCGGCAAAATGGGGACTCGAAGATAAATCCTTTTCACAAGGGTCGGCGTACGCCGATCTCGACAACGACGGCGATGTCGACCTCGTTGTCAACAATACTAACCAGGAAGCATTTGTCTATAAAAATCTTGCTGCAGATCAGAACAACGGAAATTATTTGCGCCTGCAACTCATTGGCGAACAAAAAAATCCGAGGTCCTTTGGAGCCAGAGTTCAATTGATTTACGACAACAACAAAATTCAACTTGCCGAATTATACAATACCAGAGGATACATGTCCTGTTCCGAACCTTTTCTCACATTTGGATTAGCTGAGGCCGATGAAATTGATTCTGTAATTGTACGTTGGCCCGGAGGAAAAACTACAACGCTCCAAAAAGTAAAAGCAAATAAAACACTACAATTAAAAGAGTCAGAGGCCACTTTGAAATTAACAGAGCAATTGATGCAACGCGTTCCTTTTATCCTCACCGAAGAAGTAAGCGAAAAGTGTTTTGACAAGATTGCGCATCGCGAAAATGAATACGACGATTACAAAAGAGAAGTCTTGATTCCTTACAAACAATCTACTTTAGGCCCTGCGCTTGAAACCGGCGATTTAAATCAGGATGGGTTGGATGATATATTCCTGAGTAATTCTTCTGGAACAACCTGTCAACTTTTATTGCAAACCGGAGGAGATAAATTTGTGCTCTCCGTTTCGCAACCCTGGGCTAAATATGGAGCGCAGGAAGTTACGGATGTAACTTTTTTCGATGCTGATAACGATGGCGACATCGATATTTACACCGTTAGCGGAAGCAATGAATTTCCGGAAGGTTCTCCATTGTATGCAGACCACCTCTATTTGAATGATGGCAATGCGAATTTTACGGATGCCACACAAAATTTACCTAAACTATTATTCAGCAAAAGTTGTGCAGAAGTTGCTGACATCGATGGGGATGGAGACCTGGATATTTTTCTGGGAGGACGTCTGGTTCCGGGAAAGTATGGACTTTCTGAAAGGAGCGCTATTCTTATCAACGACAAAGCTGTGTTTACAGACAGGACACAGCAGTGGTGCAGTAAGATGCTGGAACGGTTTGAATGTGTTACCAGTGCGTGTTTTACAGACATTGATCAGGATCTCGATGCAGATCTTGTTGTAGTCGGCGAGTGGAGCACTGTGCGCATATTTAAAAATGAATTAAACAAATATACCGAAGCCACAAATGAATTAAAAACAGACAGTTTATTTGGCTGGTGGAACATTGTAATTCCTGTTGATCTCAACAACGATGGTAAAACTGATCTGGTGTTGGGAAATCTGGGCTTAAACTCCAAGTTTAAAGCGAGTAAGGAAAAACCATTTTATTTGTACATCAATGACTTTGATAAAAACGGGACCTGGGATACTTATCTTGCATCGAAAAGCAAGGAAGGAAAATTATATCCCGTCAGAGGACGTCAGTGCTCTTCTGAGCAAATGCCGTTTATTCTCGATAAATTTAAAAACTACGACCAGTTTGCCAAAGCTTCCATCGAAGAAATATTGGAAGGCAAAATGGATGGAGCCACTAAAAAAATGGCGACCGAATTTAAAAGTATAATATTATACAATCATGGCAGTGAAGGTTTCAAAGCCTCCCCTTTGCCTGTGGAAGCCCAGCTCTCCACTCTGCAAAGTATGGCTTTTTACGATTTCAATCAAGATGGTATTTCTGATATTCTGGTTGCGGGTAATTATTACAACCGGGAAGTGGAAACAGCAAGAAATGATGCCAATGTCGGGCAAATTCTCTTAAATACTCCGCAAGGTAATTTCGTTCCGGTATCGAATGCCATGTCCGGCCTGAAATTGCAGCACGATTTGAGAGAAATGAGAATTGTAAGAGGAAAAAACAAATATTTTATTGTTGCTGCGAACAACCACAATTTACTTCAGGCTTTTCTGATCCGGTGA
- a CDS encoding T9SS type A sorting domain-containing protein: MEKRLKLHLNLKILLVFIFMFMLNWAHAQLPPCDPGLGNTLDQINNTPVTVSINSNNCKVLVPDLLSRWVASPGPGFDLISVSQAPSSSEQITMPGGSVCSNDDIEVYIEAIFFYFGDPTNSEDDILCSIVLSDFFDAVDETMPSFVGFGDMTINVTNDCVIDAVDVKLLLKKAHVKDNCTSKDYLVANSWVTPCGQNPPPDPECPEGIQCWTFHIVDACGNEKEQDIDVTVNENVPPVINLPNNFTLNANVDCEITELQLLALVNASHVSDNCTSDATLLANLQVEYGGFECISYLPGEPMVTCPYNPEGVYCYTFTTTDACGNVSNPEVVSIYVKDVTAPVLIAPADFSVCWPDPNYPFQNFTLEPTVIEACDADCDITCIIYSQRILSLTNPPKGAYGNNVYPVINLASGPRLAKVRVCAQDLCGNGALNPPLNAPLPGNCCIFNILLEYDEGCAPPLKDQRDLTDSYNKLERVSQELNHNSTDEDFDLYLGAYPNPFRDQSQIHFNMAQGGMYRVSLVTQTGKVVKILNGFGQQGRNVLGIESRDLEFAGVYFCHVETPSGSQTLILQRSN, from the coding sequence ATGGAAAAACGTTTAAAACTACACCTGAACCTCAAAATCCTATTGGTTTTCATATTCATGTTCATGCTCAATTGGGCACATGCTCAATTGCCGCCATGCGATCCCGGACTTGGCAATACCCTGGATCAGATCAACAACACTCCTGTTACTGTGTCTATCAATTCAAACAATTGTAAAGTTTTGGTCCCTGATTTATTGAGCCGATGGGTGGCATCACCCGGACCTGGTTTTGATCTGATCAGTGTAAGCCAGGCACCTTCATCAAGTGAGCAGATTACGATGCCTGGTGGAAGTGTGTGTTCAAATGACGACATCGAAGTGTATATCGAAGCGATCTTTTTTTACTTTGGAGATCCTACCAACAGCGAGGATGATATTTTGTGCAGCATCGTATTGTCTGATTTCTTTGATGCGGTCGATGAAACCATGCCAAGTTTCGTTGGATTTGGCGACATGACCATCAATGTCACAAACGATTGTGTCATCGATGCTGTGGATGTGAAGTTATTGCTGAAGAAAGCACATGTAAAAGATAATTGCACCAGCAAGGATTATCTGGTAGCCAATAGTTGGGTGACCCCTTGCGGACAGAATCCACCACCGGATCCGGAATGCCCGGAAGGGATTCAATGCTGGACATTTCACATCGTAGATGCCTGTGGGAATGAAAAGGAGCAGGATATCGATGTCACCGTTAATGAAAATGTTCCTCCGGTCATCAATTTACCCAATAACTTTACCTTAAATGCAAACGTGGATTGCGAGATTACAGAATTGCAGTTGCTGGCTTTGGTGAATGCTTCGCATGTAAGCGACAATTGTACCAGCGATGCTACCTTGTTGGCCAATCTTCAGGTTGAATACGGCGGATTTGAATGTATCAGCTATCTGCCCGGAGAACCTATGGTGACCTGCCCCTACAATCCGGAAGGCGTGTATTGTTATACGTTTACAACGACAGATGCCTGTGGAAATGTATCCAATCCCGAAGTGGTGAGTATCTACGTGAAAGATGTAACGGCTCCTGTTTTAATAGCTCCTGCAGATTTTTCAGTTTGTTGGCCGGATCCCAATTACCCATTCCAAAATTTTACACTGGAGCCTACAGTGATAGAAGCCTGTGATGCAGATTGCGACATTACCTGTATCATCTACAGCCAGCGCATACTTTCTCTTACCAATCCTCCAAAGGGGGCCTATGGTAATAATGTATATCCGGTGATCAATCTTGCCTCTGGTCCGCGTTTAGCAAAAGTTCGGGTTTGTGCACAAGACCTTTGTGGCAACGGTGCGCTCAACCCGCCATTGAATGCACCCTTGCCAGGCAATTGCTGTATATTCAATATATTACTGGAGTACGACGAGGGCTGCGCACCACCTTTAAAAGACCAACGCGATTTGACCGACAGCTATAATAAGCTTGAAAGAGTAAGTCAGGAATTAAATCACAATTCGACGGATGAGGATTTCGACCTGTATCTGGGGGCTTATCCTAACCCGTTCAGAGATCAGTCTCAGATCCATTTTAATATGGCACAGGGAGGGATGTACAGGGTCAGCCTGGTTACCCAAACCGGAAAAGTGGTAAAAATTCTCAACGGTTTTGGTCAGCAGGGAAGAAATGTGCTTGGAATTGAAAGCAGGGATCTGGAATTTGCCGGGGTATATTTTTGTCATGTCGAGACACCAAGCGGAAGTCAAACCCTGATTTTACAGCGATCAAATTAA
- a CDS encoding 4Fe-4S dicluster domain-containing protein, protein MAIIITEECINCGACEPECPNNAIYEGGIEWAMSDGTKLKGNYTLEDGTLVDADKKLKPVSNEYYYIVPDKCTECKGFHEEPQCAAVCPVDCCVPDPDRKESEAKLLARQNKLHLE, encoded by the coding sequence ATGGCTATCATAATTACAGAAGAGTGCATCAATTGCGGAGCTTGCGAACCCGAATGCCCTAACAATGCAATATACGAAGGCGGTATTGAGTGGGCGATGTCTGATGGCACAAAATTGAAAGGCAACTATACTCTGGAAGACGGCACTTTGGTCGATGCAGACAAAAAACTCAAACCGGTCAGCAACGAATACTACTACATCGTTCCGGATAAATGCACCGAATGTAAAGGCTTTCATGAAGAACCTCAATGCGCTGCCGTTTGTCCGGTGGATTGTTGCGTACCGGATCCCGACAGAAAAGAAAGTGAAGCCAAACTTTTAGCCAGACAAAATAAATTACATCTTGAGTGA
- a CDS encoding acyl-CoA carboxylase subunit beta has product MHKDKFNKLQNIKDKALEGGGCARIESQHNKKKLTARERIELLCDPGSFEEMGMLVTHRTSDFGMQEQLFYGDGVVTGYGSIDGRLVYLYAQDFTVFGGSLSETHAEKICKIMDMALRNGAPVIGLNDSGGARIQEGVRSLAGYADIFYRNVRASGVIPQISAIMGPCAGGAVYSPAITDFVLMVEHSSYMFVTGPNVVKTVTNQTVSAEELGGAHTHATKSGVTQLTAENDKDCLMKIRKLLSYLPQNCEETCPDRPYTFGDERRPVLDEIIPEQASQPYDMKSLIEECIDEDSFFEIQEDFAENIVVGFGRLAGRSIGIVGNQPMNLAGCLDVNASKKAARFVRFCDCFNIPILVFEDVPGFLPGTDQEWNGVITNGAKLLYAFSEATVPRVTVITRKAYGGAYDVMNSKHIGADFNFAWPTAEIAVMGAKGASEIIFKKEIESAEDPSSAQLTKEQEYAEKFANPYHAAARGFVDDVILPSETRIKLIKAFASLETKVDNLPRKKHGNIPL; this is encoded by the coding sequence ATGCACAAAGACAAATTCAACAAACTTCAAAACATTAAAGATAAAGCATTGGAAGGCGGAGGATGCGCACGAATCGAATCACAGCACAACAAGAAAAAGCTGACGGCCAGAGAGCGCATCGAACTGCTTTGCGATCCGGGTAGTTTTGAAGAAATGGGCATGCTGGTTACGCATCGGACTTCTGATTTTGGAATGCAGGAACAACTATTTTACGGCGACGGTGTGGTGACCGGTTACGGCAGCATCGACGGCCGATTGGTCTATCTGTATGCACAGGACTTCACCGTATTTGGAGGCTCTTTATCGGAAACCCACGCCGAAAAAATTTGTAAAATCATGGACATGGCCTTGAGAAATGGTGCCCCAGTGATTGGCTTGAACGATTCCGGTGGCGCCCGGATCCAGGAAGGCGTCAGGTCTCTGGCTGGTTATGCCGATATATTCTACCGGAATGTCCGGGCCTCGGGTGTCATTCCGCAGATTTCAGCGATCATGGGACCCTGTGCCGGCGGCGCGGTTTATTCCCCCGCGATTACCGACTTTGTACTCATGGTTGAGCACAGCAGTTATATGTTTGTGACCGGACCCAATGTGGTCAAAACGGTGACTAATCAGACGGTGAGCGCCGAAGAACTTGGAGGTGCCCATACGCATGCCACCAAATCCGGGGTCACGCAGCTAACCGCAGAAAACGATAAAGACTGTCTGATGAAAATCAGAAAACTGCTTTCCTATCTGCCTCAAAATTGCGAAGAAACCTGTCCGGATCGACCCTACACTTTTGGAGATGAAAGGAGACCTGTTTTAGACGAGATCATACCGGAACAGGCGTCCCAGCCTTACGACATGAAATCCCTGATCGAGGAATGCATTGACGAAGACAGCTTTTTTGAAATCCAGGAAGATTTTGCAGAAAATATTGTCGTCGGCTTTGGCAGGCTAGCCGGTCGAAGTATTGGAATTGTTGGAAATCAACCCATGAACCTGGCGGGTTGTCTCGACGTCAATGCATCTAAAAAAGCCGCACGCTTTGTTCGATTTTGCGATTGTTTCAACATTCCTATTTTGGTTTTTGAAGATGTACCCGGATTTTTGCCAGGAACCGACCAGGAATGGAATGGTGTGATCACCAACGGTGCCAAATTGTTGTATGCATTTAGCGAAGCAACGGTGCCCAGAGTGACTGTCATCACCCGAAAAGCTTATGGCGGCGCCTACGATGTGATGAACAGTAAACACATTGGTGCCGATTTCAATTTTGCCTGGCCCACGGCTGAGATTGCCGTAATGGGTGCTAAAGGTGCCAGTGAGATCATTTTTAAAAAAGAAATTGAATCCGCCGAGGATCCTTCATCCGCTCAATTGACGAAAGAGCAGGAATATGCAGAGAAATTTGCAAATCCTTACCATGCAGCTGCACGCGGTTTTGTCGACGATGTCATCCTTCCATCTGAAACCCGAATCAAACTGATCAAAGCTTTTGCCAGCCTTGAAACAAAAGTGGATAATCTTCCCAGAAAAAAACATGGCAACATTCCTCTCTGA